In one window of Chryseobacterium viscerum DNA:
- a CDS encoding TonB-dependent receptor, with product MKKQLHKSIMLLALFSAGYAFAQSQILEGRVLDEKDNTPIEGVKVKVNGQEATTDISGYYSINLSPGTNYIVTVSSNGYNRKEISEVIIKNEGNTHLDIVMDKPSTKEKEIEGVVIKSNARKETIASTIGLQKNAGVVSQVIGVEAIKRSPDRNTGEVLKRVSGVSLSEGKYIVVRGLSDRYNQAMLNGIQLSSTEPDRKTFSFDLFPANVIETLVINKTFIPEYTGEWGGALIQVNTKDIPNKNFFNVQVGVGGNTATMGQEFHMQKGGKWDFLGIDDGYRKLPTNMPAKNAFSILTEAQKTEIGKGYTKNLGYNSIGYPENLSLQLDGGFNTKIFGKDLGVIAVLNYSNNKRRTESTNRFFTINNELADTNFDYFTEKYSNDIILGGMLNLALKLNSNNKISLKNIITNNTVNHMSFRTGKDFEFDPINGTNIMAREIGFKETTFYNSTLTGNHKIDILGGLTVNWYGSFGILDQYIPLLQRLQYNQYTNMTGSPYLALISNGLSQKSGSVFYSTLSDYLYNAGGDISKTFTMFGQKQTIKGGYLFQVKDRIYNSRPFSVRLENFNQGLLSQPFETIFNPGNFGGNGGFTFDEIAGNQYRYIANTILNAGYLQFDNNFTPWLRAVWGLRVENFDQLVGSTKKSDDRFVNTRVTDFLPAVNLTFKVNPKMNIRVAGSQTVVRPEFREVSPLAYYDFDLGATVIGNKSIERTKITSADVRWEYYPRNGEIISVAGFYKNFKKPIELYFNQSGVGTSNTFNYLNVDKADAYGVELEVRKKLDFVSALKNFTLGGNVALIKNKVTDEATKIDRPMQGQSPYTVNVSLQYDTEKSGWSSTVLFNMIGRRILYVGNDQVPPIWEAPRPLLDFQIAKKIWSNKGEIKLNVSDILNRRAKFYHDLNDNGKYDNKDALAIERLMGTNISLTLGYNF from the coding sequence ATGAAAAAACAACTCCACAAGAGCATCATGCTACTTGCCTTGTTTTCTGCTGGCTATGCTTTTGCACAAAGTCAGATTTTGGAAGGTAGGGTATTGGACGAGAAAGATAACACTCCTATAGAAGGGGTAAAGGTAAAAGTAAATGGGCAGGAAGCAACGACTGACATTTCCGGATACTACTCTATCAACCTGTCCCCCGGCACCAATTACATTGTAACGGTAAGCTCCAATGGGTATAACAGAAAAGAGATCAGTGAGGTTATTATCAAAAATGAAGGTAATACTCATCTTGATATCGTAATGGACAAGCCCTCTACCAAGGAAAAAGAAATTGAGGGAGTTGTCATAAAATCAAACGCAAGAAAAGAAACCATAGCCTCTACAATCGGTTTACAGAAGAACGCCGGTGTAGTTTCTCAGGTTATTGGGGTTGAAGCTATTAAAAGAAGTCCGGACAGAAACACAGGTGAAGTTCTGAAGAGAGTTTCCGGGGTGAGTTTATCTGAAGGAAAATATATTGTAGTAAGAGGTTTATCAGACCGTTATAACCAAGCGATGCTGAATGGTATTCAGTTATCCAGCACGGAGCCTGACAGAAAGACTTTCTCTTTTGACCTTTTCCCGGCAAACGTTATCGAAACCCTTGTCATCAACAAAACTTTCATTCCGGAATATACAGGTGAATGGGGAGGAGCATTGATTCAGGTAAATACAAAGGATATTCCTAATAAAAATTTCTTCAACGTACAGGTAGGTGTAGGAGGAAACACTGCTACTATGGGGCAGGAATTCCATATGCAGAAAGGAGGAAAATGGGACTTTTTAGGAATTGATGACGGTTACAGAAAGCTTCCTACCAATATGCCTGCAAAAAATGCTTTCAGCATTCTGACTGAAGCTCAGAAAACAGAGATTGGTAAAGGATACACAAAGAACTTAGGATACAACAGTATCGGTTATCCTGAAAACTTAAGTTTACAGCTTGACGGAGGTTTCAATACCAAAATATTTGGAAAGGATTTAGGAGTAATTGCTGTTTTAAACTACAGTAACAACAAGAGAAGAACTGAGTCTACCAACCGTTTCTTTACCATCAACAACGAACTTGCTGATACCAACTTCGATTATTTTACAGAAAAATACAGCAATGATATTATCTTAGGAGGAATGTTGAACTTAGCTTTAAAGCTGAACAGCAACAATAAAATTTCCTTAAAGAATATCATCACTAATAATACAGTGAACCATATGTCCTTCAGAACAGGAAAGGACTTTGAATTTGATCCAATCAACGGAACAAACATTATGGCAAGGGAAATTGGATTTAAAGAAACTACTTTCTATAATTCTACCCTTACCGGTAACCACAAAATTGATATTCTTGGCGGCCTTACTGTAAACTGGTACGGAAGCTTCGGAATCCTGGATCAGTATATTCCTTTGCTACAGCGTTTGCAGTATAATCAATACACAAACATGACAGGAAGCCCTTATTTAGCATTGATCTCTAATGGTCTTTCTCAAAAATCGGGAAGTGTATTCTACTCTACTTTAAGTGACTATCTGTATAATGCAGGAGGTGATATCTCCAAAACATTTACCATGTTTGGTCAAAAACAAACGATCAAAGGAGGTTATTTATTCCAGGTAAAAGACAGAATCTACAATTCAAGACCATTCTCTGTAAGACTTGAAAACTTCAATCAGGGATTACTTTCCCAGCCTTTTGAAACTATCTTCAATCCAGGAAACTTCGGAGGTAACGGTGGATTTACATTTGATGAAATTGCAGGAAACCAGTACCGATATATTGCCAACACAATCCTTAACGCAGGGTATTTACAGTTTGACAATAACTTTACACCATGGTTAAGAGCTGTTTGGGGATTAAGAGTTGAAAACTTTGATCAATTGGTAGGAAGCACGAAAAAAAGTGATGACCGTTTTGTAAACACCCGTGTTACAGATTTCTTACCTGCTGTAAACTTAACATTCAAGGTAAATCCTAAAATGAACATCCGTGTTGCAGGTTCACAAACTGTTGTAAGACCGGAGTTTAGAGAGGTTTCTCCTTTAGCATATTATGATTTTGATCTGGGAGCTACTGTAATCGGTAACAAATCTATTGAAAGAACTAAAATTACGAGTGCCGATGTTCGTTGGGAATATTACCCAAGAAACGGAGAGATTATATCTGTGGCAGGTTTCTATAAAAACTTCAAAAAGCCGATCGAATTATACTTCAACCAATCAGGGGTTGGAACGAGTAATACCTTCAACTACCTTAATGTAGATAAAGCTGATGCTTACGGGGTGGAATTGGAAGTAAGAAAAAAGCTGGATTTTGTAAGTGCTCTTAAAAACTTTACGCTGGGTGGAAACGTAGCTTTAATTAAAAATAAAGTAACAGACGAAGCTACTAAGATTGACAGACCAATGCAGGGTCAGTCTCCATATACGGTCAATGTAAGTCTTCAATATGATACTGAAAAATCAGGATGGTCTTCCACCGTATTATTCAACATGATCGGAAGAAGAATCCTTTATGTAGGAAACGATCAGGTACCACCAATCTGGGAAGCACCAAGACCTCTTCTGGATTTCCAGATTGCTAAAAAAATATGGAGCAACAAAGGAGAAATCAAGCTGAATGTTTCAGATATCCTGAACCGTCGTGCTAAATTCTACCATGACCTGAACGACAACGGTAAGTATGATAACAAGGATGCTCTTGCTATTGAAAGACTTATGGGAACCAATATCAGTTTAACACTGGGATACAATTTTTAA
- a CDS encoding response regulator yields MSKKILLIDDELDILEILSYNLEKEGYDIYTATNGNEGIEKAKEIVPDLILLDVMMPEKDGIETCQELRKVKELQKTLIVFLSARSEEFSQLAGFQAGANDYIVKLIKPKILISKVNALLQLTSQVSDNAKLIEIGDLVIDKDNFRVSKSGQQFLLPKKEFDLLYLLASNTEKVFKREEILEKVWGNDVIVGERTIDVHIRRLREKLGINTIQTLKGIGYKLIV; encoded by the coding sequence ATGAGCAAAAAAATTCTTTTAATAGACGATGAACTGGACATTTTAGAGATTCTGTCTTACAATTTGGAAAAGGAGGGGTATGATATCTATACAGCTACCAATGGTAACGAAGGTATAGAAAAAGCAAAGGAGATTGTTCCGGACCTTATCTTATTAGATGTCATGATGCCTGAAAAAGATGGTATAGAAACCTGTCAGGAACTTCGTAAAGTGAAAGAACTTCAAAAAACACTTATCGTGTTCCTTTCTGCAAGAAGCGAGGAGTTTTCTCAGTTAGCAGGTTTTCAGGCGGGTGCTAATGATTACATCGTAAAACTGATCAAGCCGAAAATCCTTATCTCTAAAGTAAATGCATTATTACAGCTAACCTCGCAGGTTTCTGACAATGCAAAACTAATCGAAATCGGAGACCTTGTTATCGACAAAGATAATTTCAGAGTTTCCAAAAGCGGACAGCAATTTCTTCTTCCTAAAAAAGAATTTGATTTGCTTTACCTTTTGGCTTCCAATACTGAAAAGGTTTTCAAAAGAGAAGAAATTCTGGAAAAAGTTTGGGGTAATGATGTGATTGTTGGTGAAAGAACCATCGATGTACATATCAGAAGGTTGAGAGAAAAACTAGGAATCAATACGATTCAGACATTAAAAGGGATTGGGTATAAACTGATCGTTTAA
- a CDS encoding sensor histidine kinase, which produces MKFYRLTLVASCLLTLVMLLLVVVFDSLKDIYYETPLFKTGLFICIILIFMINCVVLELLFNYYSRKQVKGLSGFLPQEIVQNQDENITIKELGERFSDLNQQQVSEIDMMKEMESYRKEYIGNVSHELKTPLFSIQGYVETLRDGGVDNLTIRDKYLERIDKSVERLIAIVTDLDMINRLEAGEINLTVSKFDVNLLIKEIFDLLDLEAEKRNTTLQIQTLHPQIFVEADKQKISQVFINLISNAIHYANRQEAKVIVKTSILKNKVLIEVIDNGMGIKSEILPRIFERFYRVETSRSRREGGSGLGLAIVKHILEAHNENITVESVYLEGTKFSFMLEKSK; this is translated from the coding sequence TTGAAATTTTACAGACTTACCCTCGTTGCCTCCTGTCTGCTGACATTGGTAATGCTCCTTTTAGTAGTCGTCTTCGATTCACTGAAAGATATCTATTATGAGACCCCTTTGTTTAAAACGGGTCTTTTCATCTGTATTATCCTAATCTTTATGATCAACTGTGTGGTATTGGAGCTACTTTTCAATTATTACAGCAGAAAACAGGTAAAAGGTCTTTCGGGATTTCTGCCGCAGGAAATAGTTCAGAATCAGGATGAAAATATTACCATCAAGGAATTAGGAGAAAGGTTTTCTGATCTCAATCAGCAGCAGGTATCAGAAATTGATATGATGAAAGAGATGGAAAGCTACCGTAAAGAATATATAGGTAATGTATCTCACGAACTGAAAACGCCTTTGTTTTCTATTCAGGGATATGTAGAAACTTTAAGAGACGGTGGTGTAGACAATCTTACCATTCGTGACAAATACCTGGAAAGAATTGATAAATCTGTCGAAAGACTTATTGCTATTGTCACAGATCTTGATATGATCAACAGGTTGGAAGCGGGCGAAATCAATCTTACCGTTTCTAAATTTGATGTCAATCTTCTGATCAAAGAGATTTTCGATCTGCTTGATCTTGAAGCTGAAAAAAGAAATACAACATTACAGATCCAGACCCTTCATCCACAAATCTTTGTGGAGGCTGATAAACAGAAAATTTCCCAGGTTTTCATTAATCTTATTTCCAATGCGATTCACTATGCCAACAGACAGGAAGCAAAAGTGATCGTAAAGACCAGTATCCTTAAAAATAAGGTGCTGATAGAAGTGATAGATAACGGGATGGGAATCAAGTCTGAGATTCTTCCAAGGATCTTCGAAAGGTTTTACCGTGTAGAAACCAGCAGAAGCAGGAGAGAAGGAGGTTCAGGACTGGGATTAGCCATCGTAAAACATATTCTTGAAGCACATAACGAAAATATCACCGTTGAAAGTGTATACCTTGAAGGCACGAAGTTTAGTTTTATGCTCGAAAAAAGTAAATAA
- a CDS encoding IS1096 element passenger TnpR family protein, translated as MVYKIRVILDAKEDIFRDIEVKGKQTLWNLHLGIKSAFSLQGDELSTFNLLEDDGTIVKSVPLEDMSDDGDGEIMSDVYIDEAFESVGDKAQFQYGLLDLWEFFCELVEVIEETKGVNYPITVYRFGNVPLKAPSKNGSAGGSKKKSAMPLVDDEFGFDEDFGSGGNFADEDDSFDDEEEEDYNDDVFDDEDDNDDER; from the coding sequence ATGGTTTACAAAATCCGCGTAATATTAGATGCGAAAGAAGATATTTTCCGTGATATCGAAGTTAAGGGAAAACAAACGTTATGGAACTTACATTTAGGAATTAAAAGTGCATTCAGTCTGCAGGGAGATGAGCTTTCTACTTTTAATCTGTTAGAAGATGACGGAACAATTGTAAAAAGTGTCCCATTGGAAGATATGAGTGATGATGGTGATGGTGAGATTATGTCAGATGTTTACATTGATGAAGCTTTTGAAAGTGTAGGCGACAAGGCACAGTTCCAATATGGGCTTCTTGACCTTTGGGAATTCTTCTGTGAACTTGTAGAAGTAATTGAAGAAACAAAAGGGGTTAATTATCCTATCACAGTATACAGATTCGGAAACGTTCCGTTGAAAGCACCTAGCAAAAACGGAAGTGCCGGAGGATCTAAAAAGAAATCGGCAATGCCTTTGGTAGATGATGAGTTTGGTTTCGATGAAGATTTCGGATCAGGAGGAAACTTTGCAGATGAGGACGACAGCTTCGACGATGAGGAAGAAGAAGACTACAATGACGATGTCTTTGATGATGAAGATGACAATGATGACGAAAGATAG
- a CDS encoding alpha-amylase family glycosyl hydrolase → MKKLILLAVIGLGIVSCTTQKNTRKMTELPKDWKHNTNIYEVNIRQYTQEGTFKAFAKEMPRLKSMGIKTLWFMPITPIAHQNKKGSMGSPYAASDYTSINPEFGTLQDFKDMVNEAHRLGFKVIIDWVANHTGWDHVWTKTHPEFYLKDPDGKFHIASGMDDIIELDYKNQEMRQAMIDAMKFWVQETDIDGFRCDLASWVEADFWVQARPEVEKVKPLFWLGEFDELESPEYGKVFDASYSWKWMHKSADYYKNNEPLQELKDLLRQYSNIGDASMRAWFTTNHDENSWNGTEYEKYGVITKPMAVFSATWNGVPLLYSGQELPNIKRLEFFEKDVIKWTNTYQVADFYKTLLDLKASNLALRGGDSNVTTYLLNTTANDKILAYVRKNGNDEVLVVLNMSKEPVNFSIEDEHVSGAFRNVFDKTKRDFNNGKDFSFKVSDYAVFEK, encoded by the coding sequence ATGAAAAAATTAATTTTGTTAGCTGTAATTGGTCTGGGAATTGTTTCCTGTACCACTCAAAAAAATACCCGGAAGATGACAGAACTGCCAAAAGATTGGAAACATAATACAAATATCTACGAAGTAAACATAAGACAATATACTCAGGAAGGAACTTTCAAAGCATTTGCAAAAGAAATGCCCCGCCTGAAATCTATGGGAATAAAAACCCTTTGGTTTATGCCCATCACCCCCATTGCCCATCAGAATAAAAAAGGAAGCATGGGAAGCCCATATGCCGCTTCAGATTATACTTCTATCAATCCTGAATTCGGAACACTGCAGGACTTTAAAGATATGGTGAATGAGGCACATAGACTGGGGTTCAAAGTAATTATAGACTGGGTAGCCAATCATACAGGCTGGGATCATGTCTGGACAAAAACACACCCTGAATTTTATCTGAAAGATCCGGATGGAAAATTCCATATCGCTTCCGGAATGGATGATATTATTGAGCTGGATTACAAAAACCAGGAGATGCGTCAAGCTATGATTGATGCCATGAAATTCTGGGTACAGGAAACTGATATTGATGGTTTCCGATGCGACCTTGCTTCATGGGTAGAAGCAGATTTCTGGGTGCAGGCCCGTCCTGAAGTAGAAAAAGTAAAACCTCTTTTCTGGCTGGGAGAATTTGATGAGTTGGAAAGCCCTGAGTACGGAAAAGTTTTTGATGCCAGCTATTCCTGGAAATGGATGCACAAATCTGCCGATTACTATAAAAATAACGAACCTCTTCAGGAATTAAAAGACCTTCTGAGACAATATTCAAATATCGGAGATGCTTCGATGAGAGCGTGGTTTACCACAAATCATGACGAGAATTCATGGAACGGAACCGAATATGAAAAATATGGAGTCATCACAAAACCTATGGCAGTATTCTCTGCAACATGGAATGGTGTTCCGTTACTTTACTCTGGACAGGAACTTCCGAATATAAAAAGACTTGAGTTTTTCGAAAAGGATGTCATCAAATGGACAAATACATATCAGGTCGCTGATTTCTATAAAACATTATTGGATTTAAAAGCCTCCAACCTGGCCTTGAGAGGAGGAGATTCTAATGTAACAACTTATCTTCTTAATACTACAGCCAATGATAAGATTCTGGCCTATGTAAGAAAAAATGGGAATGATGAAGTATTGGTTGTTCTGAATATGTCAAAAGAACCTGTTAACTTTTCAATTGAAGACGAACATGTATCAGGAGCATTCAGGAATGTTTTTGATAAAACGAAAAGAGATTTCAATAATGGGAAAGACTTTAGTTTCAAAGTTTCAGATTATGCCGTATTTGAAAAATAA
- a CDS encoding thymidylate synthase: MQNYLDLLQHILDNGTDKTDRTGTGTRSVFGYQLRYDLSKGFPLVTTKKVHLKSIIYELLWFLKGDTNIKYLKDNGVSIWDEWANENGDLGPVYGAQWRSWSGADGKVVDQITEVIDQIKKNPDSRRLIVSAWNVAEIPNMALAPCHALFQFYVADGKLSLQLYQRSADVFLGVPFNIASYALLLMMVAQVCNLEVGDYVHSFGDVHIYNNHFEQVNRQLGREPRALPTMKLNPEVKNIFDFDFEDFSLENYDPHPGIKAPVAI, translated from the coding sequence ATGCAAAACTACCTGGACCTTTTACAGCATATTTTAGACAACGGAACGGATAAAACCGATAGAACAGGCACTGGAACAAGAAGTGTTTTCGGATATCAGCTGAGATATGATCTGTCTAAAGGATTTCCCTTGGTAACGACCAAAAAAGTGCATTTGAAATCTATTATTTATGAGTTGCTTTGGTTCCTGAAAGGAGATACCAACATCAAATACCTTAAAGATAACGGAGTAAGCATCTGGGATGAATGGGCAAATGAAAATGGAGATTTGGGACCGGTTTATGGAGCGCAATGGAGAAGCTGGAGCGGTGCAGATGGAAAAGTGGTAGATCAGATTACAGAAGTCATTGACCAGATTAAAAAAAATCCTGATTCCAGAAGACTGATTGTTTCCGCATGGAATGTAGCAGAAATTCCCAATATGGCCTTAGCTCCTTGTCATGCTTTGTTCCAGTTTTATGTAGCTGATGGAAAATTATCCTTACAACTGTACCAAAGAAGTGCTGATGTTTTCCTTGGGGTACCATTCAATATTGCAAGCTATGCATTGCTCCTGATGATGGTAGCACAGGTTTGTAATCTGGAAGTGGGAGATTATGTTCACAGTTTCGGGGATGTTCATATCTACAATAATCATTTTGAACAGGTAAACAGACAGCTGGGACGAGAGCCGAGAGCACTTCCGACGATGAAACTGAATCCGGAAGTTAAAAATATCTTTGATTTTGATTTCGAAGACTTCAGTCTTGAAAATTATGATCCGCATCCGGGAATTAAAGCTCCTGTAGCTATTTAA
- a CDS encoding M1 family metallopeptidase — translation MRKAILSIAILGILFSANVSAQTETSGREKVYRATPAKVTELKHTKLKVNFDYQKEQMNGEEWLTASPYFYATNELTLDAKGMLIHEVALDNNGKKSPLKYDYKDDVLKINLDKTYQKNQEYTVYIKYTSRPNEVKQEGSMAINDAKGLYFINAQGTEPDKPTQIWTQGETESSSAWFPTIDKPNQKTTQEIYMTVPDKYVTLSNGLLKESKKESNGLRTDHWVMDKRHSTYLFFMGVGEYAIVKDKWKNIPVDYYIEKEYEPYAKQIYGNTPEMIDFFSKKLNYDYPWAKYAQISGRDYVSGAMENTTATLHGSDILQKPGQLIDENTWEDTIAHELFHHWFGDLVTAESWSNLTVNESFANYSEYLWNEYKYGKDQADYHLMTDVNNYLHNPSDFNKNLVRFNYESREDVFDLVTYQKGGGILNMLRNYLGDDAFFAGMNDYLKTNEYQNAEAHQLRLSFEKVSGKDLNWFFNQWYFGSGNPKINYSFTFEPVKKQVALTINQSQEKPFEFPLAIDVYDNGKSKRYNVWVNAEAKNTFSFDVSKTPDLININADGVLLADITEAKTPEQNLMQFTNSKEFKSRYLALNGIKDQTGKSPAVVKLLAAALKDPFFRVRIKALNLIDLTNPEQMKALGAEVEKLASNDPKTLTQAAAITALGKTKDKKYLPLFEKGINAVSNAVKGSSMSALLSIDPSRANNLADKIDMKGASDALQAQLLPIIVKNKITSQIENIAPLATFYPFIKFQNPELGKAAEDGFNWIMTSDNLKATESITKIAGYAKNQMAGNPQAKMMMVQMLKDGLSKKMELLKQNPQNAASINKQIDVINKAIENYK, via the coding sequence ATGAGAAAGGCCATTTTATCAATTGCTATACTTGGAATTTTATTTTCCGCAAATGTATCAGCACAAACCGAAACTTCAGGAAGGGAAAAAGTATACAGAGCTACTCCTGCCAAGGTGACGGAACTTAAACACACAAAGCTGAAAGTAAATTTCGATTATCAGAAAGAACAGATGAATGGGGAAGAATGGCTTACCGCCTCACCTTATTTTTATGCCACCAACGAACTTACGCTTGATGCAAAAGGAATGCTGATTCATGAAGTGGCTCTTGATAATAACGGAAAAAAATCTCCTTTGAAATATGATTACAAAGATGATGTTCTGAAAATCAACCTTGATAAAACATACCAGAAAAATCAGGAGTATACCGTTTACATCAAATATACATCCCGTCCCAATGAGGTGAAGCAGGAGGGAAGCATGGCTATCAATGATGCAAAAGGACTTTATTTCATCAATGCTCAGGGAACAGAACCGGATAAGCCTACACAAATCTGGACACAGGGAGAAACAGAATCTTCTTCTGCATGGTTTCCTACGATTGATAAACCCAACCAAAAGACAACACAGGAAATTTATATGACAGTTCCTGATAAATATGTAACCCTTTCCAATGGCCTACTGAAAGAATCTAAAAAAGAATCCAACGGACTTAGGACAGATCATTGGGTGATGGATAAAAGACATTCTACCTATCTTTTCTTTATGGGAGTAGGAGAATATGCTATTGTAAAAGACAAGTGGAAAAATATCCCGGTTGATTATTATATTGAAAAAGAATACGAACCTTATGCTAAACAGATCTACGGGAATACTCCGGAAATGATCGACTTTTTCTCCAAAAAACTGAATTACGATTATCCATGGGCAAAATATGCTCAGATTTCAGGAAGAGATTATGTAAGCGGAGCAATGGAAAACACCACAGCAACACTTCATGGAAGTGATATTCTTCAGAAGCCAGGTCAGCTTATTGACGAAAATACATGGGAAGACACTATTGCCCACGAATTGTTCCATCATTGGTTTGGAGATCTTGTTACAGCAGAAAGCTGGAGCAATCTTACAGTCAACGAATCCTTCGCCAATTATTCCGAATACCTTTGGAATGAATATAAATATGGAAAAGATCAGGCAGATTATCACCTGATGACCGATGTGAATAACTATCTTCACAACCCATCAGACTTTAACAAGAATCTTGTAAGGTTCAATTATGAATCCCGAGAAGATGTTTTTGATCTGGTAACCTATCAGAAAGGAGGAGGAATTTTGAATATGCTGAGAAACTACCTCGGAGATGATGCCTTCTTTGCAGGAATGAACGATTATCTGAAAACCAATGAATATCAGAATGCAGAAGCCCATCAGTTGAGACTCTCTTTTGAAAAAGTATCAGGGAAAGACTTAAACTGGTTCTTCAATCAATGGTATTTTGGAAGTGGAAATCCGAAAATTAATTACTCATTCACATTTGAGCCTGTAAAAAAACAAGTGGCGTTAACTATTAATCAAAGTCAAGAAAAACCATTTGAATTTCCTCTGGCTATAGATGTCTATGACAACGGAAAATCTAAAAGATATAATGTCTGGGTAAATGCAGAAGCAAAAAATACATTCAGTTTTGATGTTTCCAAAACTCCTGATCTGATTAATATCAATGCAGATGGGGTTTTACTGGCAGACATTACCGAGGCTAAGACTCCTGAGCAGAATCTGATGCAGTTTACAAATTCCAAGGAGTTTAAAAGCAGATATCTGGCGTTAAATGGGATCAAGGATCAGACTGGAAAAAGCCCTGCCGTTGTAAAATTGCTGGCTGCAGCATTAAAAGATCCTTTTTTCAGAGTAAGAATAAAAGCTTTAAATTTAATAGATCTTACCAATCCTGAGCAAATGAAGGCGCTGGGTGCTGAAGTTGAAAAACTGGCTTCCAATGATCCTAAAACATTAACACAGGCAGCGGCTATTACTGCTTTAGGAAAGACAAAAGACAAAAAATATCTTCCATTATTTGAAAAAGGAATAAATGCTGTTTCAAATGCTGTGAAAGGGAGTTCAATGAGTGCACTTCTTTCCATTGATCCGTCAAGAGCAAATAACCTGGCTGATAAAATTGATATGAAAGGAGCATCAGATGCATTGCAGGCTCAGTTGCTTCCGATTATTGTAAAGAACAAAATTACTTCTCAGATAGAGAATATTGCTCCTCTTGCTACCTTTTATCCATTTATTAAATTCCAGAACCCCGAGTTAGGAAAAGCTGCAGAAGATGGTTTCAACTGGATCATGACTTCCGATAATCTGAAAGCAACGGAAAGCATTACAAAAATAGCAGGATATGCCAAGAATCAGATGGCAGGTAATCCGCAGGCTAAAATGATGATGGTTCAGATGCTGAAAGATGGCTTAAGTAAAAAAATGGAACTGCTGAAACAGAATCCGCAAAATGCTGCAAGTATTAATAAGCAGATTGATGTGATTAATAAAGCAATTGAAAACTATAAATAA